The proteins below come from a single Halomonas binhaiensis genomic window:
- a CDS encoding GntR family transcriptional regulator — translation MDSRFERLKLDASLATPLYRQLASQLEIAIRSGEWQAGEALPSERNLAEALAVSRITARNALDQLEESGLIRRDRGSGTFIRPSMNQSLARLVSFSEMLTQRGFAPRSEWLVRELCRPSSEENLRLGLPANAQVARLKRLRLADDVVMAVEETCMPITVMPDPRVVETSLYRCLEDAGQPIVRAQQQITAVNAGEELARLAEVPIGQALLKVTRLGYLADGTPAELTVTYCRTDYYDFSVELAR, via the coding sequence ATGGATTCACGATTCGAACGCCTGAAACTCGACGCTTCCCTGGCGACACCGCTGTACCGCCAATTGGCCAGCCAGCTTGAAATCGCCATTCGCTCAGGGGAGTGGCAGGCAGGAGAAGCCCTGCCTTCGGAACGCAATCTGGCCGAGGCTCTGGCGGTATCCCGAATCACAGCACGCAATGCTCTGGACCAGTTGGAGGAAAGTGGCCTGATCCGGCGTGATCGTGGGTCTGGCACCTTCATTCGTCCCAGCATGAATCAGTCGCTCGCCCGCTTGGTCAGTTTCAGCGAGATGCTGACTCAAAGAGGGTTTGCGCCACGTTCAGAATGGTTGGTCCGGGAGTTATGCCGGCCGAGCAGTGAGGAAAATCTGCGTCTGGGCCTGCCTGCCAATGCGCAGGTGGCCAGACTCAAACGCTTGCGTCTGGCTGATGACGTTGTGATGGCGGTGGAGGAAACCTGCATGCCGATCACCGTCATGCCTGACCCACGTGTGGTGGAGACCTCGTTGTACCGCTGTCTGGAAGACGCCGGGCAGCCCATTGTTCGCGCTCAGCAGCAGATAACGGCAGTGAACGCAGGAGAGGAGCTGGCCCGGTTGGCTGAGGTACCTATCGGTCAGGCGCTGCTCAAGGTCACGCGTCTGGGGTATCTGGCTGATGGCACTCCGGCCGAGCTGACGGTGACCTACTGCCGTACCGATTACTACGACTTCAGCGTCGAACTGGCGCGCTAG
- a CDS encoding N-acetylglucosamine-6-phosphate deacetylase, translating to MSRSSSTLHGNILTSEGWLLGELKMVDGRIAAIEGHLVDPADNDLPRFLPGFIDLHVHGGGGADTMEGGDAVATLAATHVRFGTTSLLATTMTAAQPEIRQVLDDIARYMDAPEPQAARVIGVHLEGPYINPGKLGAQPAQAQVATIAELDELLALAPILLVTLAPELSGHHDVIRYLSEKAVRVQLGHTLGSYEEGVEAMAHGACGFAHLFNAMTGLHHRKPGMVGAALAHAEYAELIPDLLHVHPGAIRTALRCIPRLYAVTDSTAAAGMPDGDYKLGAQTVTKCLGGVRLADGTLAGSTLTMDQALRNFVSLGLTLEEASHRLSLYPADFLGRHDIGRLSVGAQADVAEFDAELNLLSVHVGGSLVSGESYVSHA from the coding sequence ATGTCCCGATCTTCCTCCACGCTACATGGCAACATCCTGACATCGGAGGGTTGGCTGCTAGGTGAACTGAAGATGGTGGATGGTCGCATCGCTGCCATTGAAGGCCATCTGGTGGATCCCGCCGACAATGACCTGCCAAGATTCCTGCCGGGTTTTATCGACTTGCATGTCCATGGCGGTGGGGGAGCCGACACCATGGAAGGGGGGGATGCCGTCGCCACCTTGGCGGCCACCCATGTGCGCTTTGGCACTACCAGCCTGCTGGCGACGACCATGACGGCTGCCCAGCCAGAGATTCGCCAGGTGCTCGATGATATCGCTCGCTATATGGACGCGCCCGAACCACAGGCTGCGAGGGTGATCGGTGTACATCTGGAAGGCCCCTATATCAACCCGGGCAAGCTTGGGGCACAACCCGCACAAGCCCAGGTGGCGACCATTGCCGAGCTTGATGAGCTGTTGGCTCTGGCACCGATACTGCTGGTGACCCTGGCGCCGGAATTGTCCGGGCATCACGACGTGATTCGCTATCTCAGTGAGAAGGCGGTGCGCGTTCAGCTCGGACATACCCTCGGTAGCTATGAGGAAGGTGTCGAAGCCATGGCGCATGGTGCCTGCGGCTTCGCGCACCTATTCAATGCCATGACCGGATTGCATCACCGTAAGCCGGGAATGGTGGGTGCGGCCCTGGCTCATGCCGAATATGCCGAACTCATTCCTGACCTGCTGCATGTGCACCCCGGCGCCATTCGAACGGCCCTGCGCTGCATTCCCCGTCTCTATGCCGTGACGGATTCCACGGCAGCTGCAGGTATGCCAGATGGTGATTACAAGCTTGGTGCACAGACAGTCACCAAATGCCTTGGAGGCGTTCGGCTGGCAGATGGCACCTTGGCAGGCAGCACTCTGACCATGGACCAGGCTCTGCGTAATTTCGTCAGCCTGGGCCTGACGCTTGAAGAAGCCTCACATCGCCTCTCTCTCTACCCCGCGGATTTCCTTGGACGGCACGATATCGGTCGCCTGAGTGTGGGGGCACAAGCCGACGTCGCGGAGTTTGACGCTGAGCTCAACCTATTGTCCGTCCATGTGGGCGGTAGTCTCGTATCTGGAGAATCCTATGTCTCTCATGCTTGA